Proteins from a genomic interval of Balaenoptera musculus isolate JJ_BM4_2016_0621 chromosome 16, mBalMus1.pri.v3, whole genome shotgun sequence:
- the BLNK gene encoding B-cell linker protein isoform X3 → MPQDSDYENPDEHSDSEMYVLPAEEPGDDSYEPPPAEQETRPVHRALPFTRGEYVDNRSSQRQSPPSSKTLPSKPNWPSAKARQATTLPASTSLHKPQVPPRPKELLEDEADYVVPVEDADENYIHPTEDSSLPSEKAPMVNRSTKPNNSSKPASPPGTTSGRKSGAWDSKSTSSPAAPSPLPRAGKKTATPLKTTPVVSQQNASSVCEEKPIPAERHRGSSHRQENMQSQVFPPPAQKPIHQKPIPLPRFPEGGSPTVDGPLPSFSSNSNLSEQEADVHCKPWYAGACDRKSAEEALYRSNKDGSFLIRKSSGHDSKQPYTLVVFFNKRVYNIPVRFIEATKQYALGRKKTGEEYFGSVAEIIKNHQHSPLVLIDSQNNTKDSTRLKYAVNVS, encoded by the exons GACAGCGATTATGAAAACCCAGATGAGCACTCCGACTCGGAAATGTATGTGCTGCCGGCCGAGGAGCCCGGGGACGACAGCTACGAGCCACCACCCGCCGAGCAGGAGACTCGGCCGGTTCACCGGGCCCTGCCCTTCACCAGGGGCGAGTACGTAG ACAATCGATCAAGCCAGAGGCAGTCTCCGCCCTCCAGCAAGACCCTTCCCAGTAAACCCAACTGGCCTTCGGCAAAGGCAAGGCAGGCCACCACTCTGCCAGCCTCGACTTCTCTGCATAAACCTCAAGTCCCACCCAGACCCAAAGAGCTCCTTGAGGATGAG gCTGATTATGTGGTCCCCGTGGAAGATGCAGATGAAAACTATATTCATCCCACAGAAGACAGTTCACTCCCATCTGAAAAAG CTCCCATGGTTAATAGATCAACCAAGCCAAATAACTCCTCAAAGCCAGCCTCACCTCCAGGGACAACTTCAG GTCGAAAGAGCGGGGCCTGGGACTCTAAGTCAACCTCTTCACCTGCTGCGCCATCCCCACTGCCCAGGGCTGG GAAAAAAACAGCTACGCCACTGAAGACG actccaGTTGTCTCTCAACAGAATGCCTCAAGTGTTTGTGAAG AAAAACCTATACCTGCTGAACGCCACCGAGGGTCTAGTCACAGACAAGAAAATATGCAGTCACAAGtttttcctcctcctgcccagaA ACCAATTCATCAAAAACCCATACCTCTGCCAA GATTTCCAGAAGGGGGAAGCCCAACTGTGGATGGCCCATTACCCAGCTTTTCATCTAATTCCAATTTGTCAGAACAG GAAGCTGACGTTCACTGTAAACCCTGGTACGCTGGTGCTTGCGATCGAAAGTCGGCCGAAGAGGCATTATACAGATCAAACAAG GATGGATCATTTCTTATTCGGAAAAGCTCTGGCCATGATTCCAAACAGCCATATAcactagttgtattttttaataagcGAGTATATAATATCCCTGTGCGATTTATTGAAGCAACAAAACAGTATGCTTTGGGCAGAAAGAAAACTGGTGAAGAG TACTTTGGAAGTGTTGCTGAAATCATCAAGAATCATCAACACAGTCCCCTGGTTCTTATTGACAGTCAGAATAACACAAAAGATTCCACAAGACTGAAATATGCAGTTAatgtttcataa